The Flavivirga eckloniae genomic interval CTCCTAGGTTTAATCCTTTTCTGTTTTCGTCAAATGGAGTATTATAAGTATCCGACAAAATCATTAAAGTTTTAAAACCATTAATGGTGAATTTTGATAAGCAGTCAGACCCTCCAACAATAACTCTATCTAATTGTCCAGATTTTATTAGTCTGGCTCCAAGCATAATAGAATTTGCAGCCGAAGAACACGCTGTACTTATAGTTGTTACTAAACTTTGTTCTATGCCTAATTGTTCTGCAATTTTTTGAGTAGAATCTCCTGCATGATGCCCTTCTATATATTTTTGAGTTGATTTATCTTCTAAATAATCGTAATAATTAGCTTCGGTCTTATCCATTCCCCCAACACTTGTTGCAGATATTAATCCTGTTTTATAAGCGTTTATATTGGAAATGCCTGCGTTTTCAATAGCTTGCTTTGCTGCTATTACACCCAGTAGTGCCGTACGAGAATAGTTGTTGTTTGGTGATAAACCAAGTTGTTGTTCTAATTCTTTATTCGTAAAAGCAATTTCGCCAACCATAATGTTTTCCTTATGGATGGTTTGTATTTTTGAAATTCTTGTAATTCCAGTTTTGCCTTCTACAAGCGACCTGTAATTCTCGTCTACATTGTTTCCAATAGCAGAAATAATTCCCATACCTGTAATAGCTATGCCTTTACTCATATTTTATTATTCCTGTGAAATTAGGAATCTTAATTTATTAAACTTATACCAATTTAATTTTGAAACTGATATTATTTAGAGATTCAACACCAATCGATGGCTATTTTAGTACAACCGTTTGTGAATTTGTGGTTATGTTTTTGCGAAATTTTTAATAAAATCTAGTTGAAAGATTCTGATACACGCAATAATGATGAACGATTTATTTTGTTCTATTCTCAAAAATATATTTAGCCATGACCTCAATAGACTCAAAAATAGCGCGACCTTGTTTTGGGTCGGTTAACTTAATTCCGTAGTTCTTATCTAACATAACAATTAATTCCAATGCATCAATGGAGTCTAGCCCTAAACCATCTCCAAATAATATATCATTGTCATTAATATCTTCTACTGTTATATCTTCAAGGTTTAATTGCTCTACAATATTCTTTTTTAGCTCTTGTTTTAAAGTCTCCATGTTATGTATTATATAATTTTACTATATTTTGTTTATTATGTATTATTGATCCTTTATTCGTTACCAAATATAAAAATGCTTCATAATCATCTCCATCTAACTCAACCCAACCGCAAAGCACTTTTTTTGTTTTATCTGTTGATAATAAGCTATTGGTGTTGTCCAATAAATGTTGTGCATTAAACGCGTCAAAGATAAAAAAACTATTTTCAGAAAATAACTTGTATTTAATACTAATTTCTCCAATACAAATATTTGGCAATGTGTATACAAAAACAGCAGGGCTTGGATAGTAATCTTCTTTATTTTGAATGGACTGTTGATGCTTTCTATCGGTATCTATACTTGATGCTTTGTTAGAGAATACAATGGCGATATTATTTTCTTCTTCTGGGTTTAAATGTTCGTTTTTTAGTAATACATCGGCAGCTAAAAATGCTAATTTGCTTAAAGCATCCATTTTAAAAAACTTTGCATAATTTGTTTCAAGAGATTTATATGCAGCTTTTATAAACGCCGAAAAGTTATTGTTTTCATTATTATAAATAACAGAACCATTTAAGGATACCTCATTGTTTTTGATTTTGCAAAAAGAGCTTATATGGTAATTGGAATTCATTAGTCAGTTACTTTTTTTTACAAACCAATAAGGTATGATATTCTCCAACACTAATATCTTCTTCAAGCTTAAGTCCAGCTTTATCAATTAACTTAAGAAATACTTCAGCCGAATACATTTTACTGTTCCCATTTGCCAATACGGTGAAATAAAGGGAGGTTGCTTCTAAGATAAATTTGGCATTATCGAATTTCTGTCTATCTGTAAACGTCTCCATAATCATTAATTCGGTATTATCGTCCATGGACTTAACACAAGTCGTTAATACCTTAAGAATTTCTTCTTCAGAGAAACAATCTAAGAATTGGCACATCCATATCGTATCTGCTCCATTTGGAATTTGAGGGTTGTCTTTTAACCAATCTATTTCATAACTGGAAACCCTTTTATCAAAGCCTTCTTTTTTAATATTGCCGAGAGCTATATTTATTTGCCCAGGTAAATCAATTATTTTTACGGATACATCTTGATTATGTTGACAACAGCTTATTGCAAATTTCCCTGTATTGGCACCAATATCGAATATGGTTTTTGGGTTATTTCTAAAGGCTAATTTTAAAGCATCATTAAAAATCGCATCAGAATAGTGATGATCAAATTCAAACCAAGATTTTTGAATTTCTGGCGTTAATTGAGATAAGCCTTCATAAACCGTGTTCCAACTGCCAAGCTCTTTTAAACCTTCTGGCTTTCCGGTTTTTATAGACTCATTTAAATGGAATAACCCTTTATAACATACATCGTTTGTAAAGTTTATATTAACGTTTACAGTCTCATGATAATTTAAAAAATAACCCGTAGTGGTTAATTGATAATTACCTGAATCGTCTTTACTAACAATGCCAGAACTTTCGGCTATTTCTAATAAAACACCTATCCCATATGCACTAACAGATAATTCATTTGAGATGGCATCTATTGCAATGCCTCCTTTTTTCCTTTTATTAAAAATCAAGCTAAGAACACCTAACTTTCTTAGTGAAACTGTAGCTTGAAACACAAAAGGAGCAAAAGCAATTTTTTGTGCTTCTTGAATAGCGTCAATAGCTCTTAACGTAGTATTTTCCATAATTATTTTTTATCTTTTTTTACTTTTTCAAATATTACTGCTGTATTACTACCACCAAAACCTGACGCTGTTTTAAGAAAAAAGTTCATTTTTTTTGGGGTGATTTGAGTTATGATATTTATTGGTTGTGTAACACCTAATGTCTCAAAACCTAAAGAAACATATAAGGTGTTATTATAAAGTGAATGCATTCCAACAATAGTTTCTAATAAACCGGAAGCTCCCAGAGTATGCCCGAAATAACCTTTTAAACTATTTGTAGGGACATTTTGCAGGCCTAATCTGTTGAACGCAATAGCTTCCATTTCATCATTATAGGGTGTCGCTGTTCCATGGGCAGAAATATAATCGATACTTTCAGACGATATATTCGCTTCTTTGAGCGCCGATGTTACACTTCTAAACAAGCCTTCTCCGGTTCGGGAGGGTCCGGAAATATGATTGGCATCATTACAAGAACCTTCTCCTAAAACAGCAACGGCTTCTTTTACCAGATTTGTTTTATTATTGGTAACCAAAATACTTGCAGCAACTTCGCCAATATTAATCCCAGAGCGATTTTTACAATAGGGTTTGCAAGGCGCATCGCTTAGTGCCTGAAAAGAGTTGAATCCCGATAAAATAAACTCTGTAACAAGATCTCCGCTCACAATAAATACATGGTCATAAACGCCTTGTTGGATATAACGTTTTGCAACTGCAACGGCTAAAATTCCTGAAACACAGGCGTTAGAAATAACAACAGCCTCGTTTTCAAATTTAAAGAAGTCCTTTATTTTTTTACCTAAAACACTTAAATAAGCACGTTCTTCAGGAAATTCGTTGTTTTTTTCTAAAACATCAATATTACCTTTTGTAGTTGAAATAATTAAACCAACATTTTTTGTTAAAGGAATTTTAGACGCTTGAATAACATGGTTTAACGATGTTATCATCATCTGTTCTAAGCGCGTGAAATCGCCTTTGCCTTCTAAGGGTTTAAAACGTTCACTTAATGCTTTTGTGTTTATTATTGATGACCAAAAAGGTTGAGGTAATAGGTTTTTGTCGTCAATTAGTTGTAAACCGGATACTTGATTATGAATATTATTTATAACAGTTTCACTATCAAATCCGAGAGAAGAGACTATATTATTATGTGATAAGTAAACATCAGTCATCTAAAAGGCCTACTTTTTGTTTCCATTCCATGAAAAAATCTGGAATTGTTAAAGATAATTCTCCTTGCCCCGTATGGTCTACAAAAACCTGAACGGTTTCTCCCGTACAAACGAGCTGATTTTCTTGATTAAAAATTTCATATCTAAAAATCATTTTCGCAGCACGACTGTCTACATATATTGTTTTTATTGTAGCAACATCCCCATAACGCAAAGGTAATTTGTGTTCGCTACTTGATTTTACAATTGGCGTAGCATAGCCAAAGTCTTTTTGATTTAAATATGATATGCCATGATGTCTGCCAAAAGCCTCTCTACCATCTTCAAAGTATTGTATATAATTGCCATGCCAAACAATTCCTAGTGGGTCAGTTTCTACAAACCGAACTCTTACCTGGCTAATAAAGCTAATTTCTTTATTATTTTTAGACTGCATTTTTCTTTTCATTGTAAACTATGGCGATTGCGGTTGTGACGATAAAAAACAAAAATAGTAATGTTATTTCCGGAATGATATCCATTAAGCTAGAATTTCTCAAAAAAACATCGTAAAAAGCATTTAACCCCCAATTCATTGGCGAAATATTAGATAAGGTTTGCATAAATTCGGGCATAATAAATACGGGAACCCAAACACCTCCCAAAGCTGCTAAAATAACTACAAAGGTTGCTCCAAATGGAGCAGATTGTTCTTGGGTTTTGGCTATCGTGCCTAAAAGTAAGCCCAGTCCTATGGCAGCTAAACCTGCAAATATGGCCACTAAAAATAAAAGGGGTAATTTGTCTGAAACATTTAATTTTGGTAACCCTATAGCTGGAAATAAATAAATTCCAATAAGTAACATTAATACAAACTGAATCAAACAAACGATTAAATAGATCGCTGTTTTTCCTCCAAGAACGGTTAAATATGATACTGGATTTGTTCTTAGGCGTACAAAAGTACCTTGACTTTTTTCTTTTACAATATTAATGGATAAGGGTACAATAATAAAAAATATAGCAAAAAGTGTCCAAGCTGGAACATTATGCTGAACCGAGTTTGGGATGATATTTTCATCATCCTTTTTTGGCAATATTTCTTTAAAACTTATAAAACTCTCTGTTTCAAAAATGATTTCCGAAGGATCATCTGTTAATTGCTCTTGAAATGCATTGTAGATGGATTGCGTTTCAATTTTAGAAATCATTTTATCTACTTCATTTTTTACTGAGCTTTTAAAAGAGAACTGCGTTGCCGGATCAAAATATAACTTGACTTCTTTTGCCTTGAAAATTTCTTTTGGTTTATCTTCACCTTCATCTTCTAAACCAAATTTATTCAAAATGCCTTCAACATTTTGGTTGATTTTTTTTTCAAGATCTGAAGATAAATCTTCAGGAATTACAATAGCCAATTGATTTTTGCCTTTAAAAACCAGATTCTTGGCATCTTCTTCAATAGCAATTTTAATAACCTCAAAAACATTCGAGCCTTCCAGACCTTTAACAATGGTTTGTGACACAGATCCCTTATCGTTATCCACTAAAAGTATAGGGATTTTGGTTTCACTTACAGTTTTAAATGTACTGTCTTGAATTATGGTAATAGTTACTATTAACACTAAAGGCATGATAAATAATATGGCTATTCCACCAATATCTCTGGTGAGCAATCTAAACTCTTTATATGCAGATGCCAGTAATTTATGCATGATCTCTTAAAGCGTGTCCGGTTAAAGCTAAAAATACATCTTCAAGATTTTTAGCATTTTTTTGCTCTTTAATTAAGTTTTTTGGGTCTCCTTGTGTTATTATTTTTCCGTGGTCTATTATAGCAACTTTAGTACAAAAGGCTTCTGCTTCGTTTAAGTGATGTGATGTATAGATTATTGTAGTTCCTTTTTCGTTAAGAGCTTTTAAATAATTTATAATAACATTTTTAGATTGCACATCGACTCCAACAGTAGGTTCGTCTAAAAACAGGACTTTTGGGTCGTGCAGAATACTAGCTATTAAATTGATTCGACGTTTCATCCCTCCAGAAAACGTGTTTATTTTTTTATTTGAAAATTGTGAAAGTCCTAGAGTTTTTAATGCGTCTTTTATTTTTAATTTTAAATCGTTGCCTTTTAATCCGTACATGCTTCCAAAATACGCTAGGTTTTCAAAAGCGGTTAAAGTTGGATACAAAGCATATTCTTGAGGGACTATACCTATTAACTGTTTTAATTGGTTCTTATTTTTTTTATAGGTAAGCCCATCTATAACAAATGAACCGGAAGTTGGTTTAATTAATGAGCATAACAGCGAAATTAACGTTGTTTTTCCTGCTCCGTTTGGGCCTAACAGTCCAAAAATATCTTTTTCTGAAATGCACAAATCTAAATTAGATACAGAAAATGTATCTGCTCCTTTATATTTTTTAGATAGTTGCTTAATTTCAATCATGTATAATTCCTTATATGGCCTTTTTTAATTTTTTAAAGAAGGCTTCTTCCTTATCTGCAATGACTTCTAATTGTGATGCCACATGATTATAAGCATCATCTTTCGCACTTCTGCTTTTATAAATACGAGATGCATCTAAAGCAAAATCTCTCCATAAATCACCTATAACCGTCATTTCTTTGGATAATTCTGCCAATTTATTGTTATTTAATATTTTACTGGATTCTTGTAAAAAGGCTGCATAAATATATCTAAATCCACCACCACCGGTTCCAATCTCTTCTTGCATTCTAACAATTTGCCCTAAATAATGATTAGCAACTTTAACACCTTTTTTCTTAGGCCATTTGCGTATTAGTTTTGCTGTATACTTAATGCCTTTAACACCAATAACAGGTACTGGAGCCAGCATATCTCTACACGTGTTTTTTATTCCTTTAATAATGGCGCTTTCAATATTTAGTTTTTCTGGAAAACCTATAGGATAGTACATGTGGCCTTTTGGAGCAAAAGCACCTTTAGCAAAGCGAACTTTATCTAATTCTTTACTGGTTAACGTTGTAACCGTTTCCATAACAGGGTCGCTAATCAAATAGCTGTCATTTTGTTTACCATACACAATTAAATTATGTGCATTAAAATGAAAACGATATTCGTCTGGAAAGTATACTAAATTATAAACGCCAACTTGAAGTCCTACGGGATTGTTTTTTTCTAAATTTTCAATTAGTCTCGCTTCAGCTTGTTGTGGGGTTTTAAATTTTTCCTTTTTAATTTTTATCCCAGTACGTTTTGCAAATCTTTTAAAAATTTGACCGGGCATTGTTCTATATGATATTGCCGGGGCATGATTTACTTTTAGAAAAGGAATATAACAGAACATTAAACCAGAACCTATGCCAAACACCATGGGTTCACTTACATCAAAGCCATTATACTTCATTAAATTTGAAACAACGCCATTTTCGCAGTGCGCGGTTTGGTGATGTGTAAAATTAATTTCCATAATCAATATCCTTTAATTGATTAATAGAAACTTCGAACACATCGGCATATTTTGCTAGTGTTTTTTCAGATAATTTATTGAATTTTTTCAATTTAAAGTGTCTTTTTACCTGCCATTTAAACAGGCCTACATAACTTGCTAGAATACCAATATCCATTTTATGGAGTTCCATATAATATTCAATAGGGCTAGTTTCTTTATTTAGTACTCTGGCTTTTGCTTTTGCAATACGCTCATTAATTTCTTGTATGGCGTTGTCTAAGGCAATTGTTTTAGGCTGCCAACCGCTACTTTTAGCTGTAGTGTATTCCCCTTTATCATCAACAGCATAACAAAGCTCTTTGTGTTTGCCTGCTTCTAAACTACTTTTATCTTGGGGGACATCACTCTTTTTCATAAAACTATTTCAAATCTTTGATAACCAAATTCATCTCACAAGATAATAATTTGGATGTTCCTTCGTGAATATTGCATTCTAAAGAACATATGCTGTAGCTATCGGTGTCATATCTTGATGTTAGTTTTGCACTGGAGATTATGGTACTATCAACCTTAGGACAGGAAAACAACGTTACTTTTTTCACGGCACTAATAAAACCAATTAGATTAGCACCTTCTCCTTCAATATCATCATCATTAAAAAAACTTTTGCCAACTATTGATGAGCAAGTTTGTGCTGCATTCTCTATTAATCCTACTTCGTTAAAATAATCATCTTCAACTAAAAGACAGTCTTTTTTAATTTTAAATGATGTAGAAACATGTTCATCATCAAGAGTTAGAACCTTGTCTATCATCAAAAATGGAGGACGATGCGGTAAAAAATTAGAGACATCTATTTTATCAAGATCAATCATTAACTTGCAATAACAGTTTTCATTATACCAGAAGCAATTGTTTCATTTTTGGAACTAAGTACAGTTATTTCAACCAAAGTTACTCCCATAAATTCATGTAAAATATGAGCTTCTGTTTTTATGGTTTCATTTAATTGAGGCAACATAGAGATTTCTATTTTTTTAATAGAACCTATATAGCCTGTTGGTGCCGGAGATCCTTTTAAAAAATAATCATACCCCGTATGGAGTGCCACTGTCTGTGCCATATTTTCTACTAATCCGGATTCCGATAGTACTTTATTTTCAAAAAAAATATTGGTTTCTAAAACTCTTAATGAGGATATTACATTTGTATCGGAAAAACCTAACAAACTATCTACCATTACAAAAGGAGCTTTTTGTGGAATTAAGTGTTCTATATTTGTAATTGGTTTTTCTAGTAAAGCCATTTTAATGAACAGTTAGATGTGCATAAGCATAAGAGAATCTTCCGCTTTCTGGCACTGATAACATTATTTTGTCTCCTTTTTTCAACCTTCCAGAATACATGAGTTCTTCAAGCATTAGGTAGATAGAAGCAGATCCAACATTGCCTACTCTATCTAAATTAGTAAACCAACTACTTTCGGGAATTTGCAATCCTCTTTCTTTAATTTTATTTTTTAATTTTTCAGCAAAAAAGTTAGAGGATAAATGAGGTAGAAAATAGTCGATATCCGCAGAGTCTTTATCATGTTTTTTTAAGACTAGCTCTAAGCTTTCGACACCTTTATCGATAATATGCTTTTCTAAAATTTTAACATCTTGTTTAACAGAAAAGATAGATTCTTCTAACCATTGTTTAGAGTTGTATTCTGTCCAAGGCTTAATAGACCCATCGTCAAGTTTTTCTCCGCCAGAATACATACAGGTTTCCAATTCATGCGCATACGAATAGGCTTCCATCCAATCTATTTTTAAAGAGATGCCTGTTTCATTTTTTTTGTTTTCTAACAACATGGCGCCTGCTCCATCTGACAGCATCCAACGTAAAAACTCTTTTTTAAATGCTACTATAGGCTGCTCTTCTAAAGATGAAAGCGACACAGCCTCTTCATTAAACATATTTGCCTGTATTCGTGTAGAAGATCTTTCTGATCCTGTACAAACTGCATTGTTTGAATTTCCTGATTTTACAGATAAAAAGCCAAACTTTAAGGAACTCATGCCTGCACAGCAAATACCTGCGGCTGAGTTTATCTCCATATTTTTATTTGCTAATAAACCATGAACCATGGCTGCATGAGAGGGCAATAATTGATCGGGAGAAGAGGTTCCGCAGCATAATAATTCCATACTGTTTTCAGTAAACGAATCGTCAAATAACTTTGCAATAGCTTCTTGAGTTAATTCTGCATTGCTATGGGTAATTTTTCCTTGACTATTAATGGCGTAATAACGCTGTTTTATTCCATTATTTCTTAATACTACTCTTTTTGCTCTAGAAGGCTTCCCGTTAATTTGACCTAAAATGCCTTCCATTTCATCATTACTAATGGGGTTGTTTGGTAAAAATTTTGATATTCTTGTTATGTAAACGTCTTTCATTTAATCCCTTTCTATTTAATTTCTACAGATGAATAATATTTTTTATCCTTTTTTATCTTTCCAGACAAAGGCAAATAAGTCAACAAAAATAAAAGAAAAACCACGGGAGCAATAACCCAAATGGCAAATAATAAATAATAATTAAATATTTTAATCCAAATTGTACGCTTATTGATATTACTTTCCCCCTTAGAATAGATGAGTTTTGCCCATTTACCAAATAAAACATTGGCTCTTTTATCTGCTAAAACTAAAAAAGGTTTTATTACTACAGCTTCTTCTTTTACTAGACTTTTTTGAAGATTATCAAGATTATTACTAATGGTGTGATCTAATATAACATCACCAAACCTGGTAGATTCATCAATATCTTTTTGAGACACGCCTGGTTTAGGAAATATACCTAAATATTTTTTTTTCTCTCCACTAAACATCCATTGTACTATGGTAATAACGCTTATGTGGTTTATATGCCTATCTCTTAAAACAATATTACCAACTAATTTGGAACCACATTCCTTAAGTAGCGTTTTCACTTTTTCTTGAGCCATTACCCACATATTTCTACAACCAATAACAGTAATTATTGGCGTATTTGCAAGTAATTGTTTGGCTTCTGGGGTAGATAAGAAAGAATTTGTTGGAATTGATGGGCTTAAATACCAAACAGAATACCCTAAAATCACTAAATCGAATTTTTGATTTAGAATGGCTTCAGGAATGGGTTTTGTTTTTGAAGGAATTTGAAGAAAAGATTCGGGAAATGCATTTAAAAAATCTTTTTTTTTCCATGGAAAAGCAAAAGGCGTTTCCATTTCTATTTGATGGTGAACAACTTTTATGTTTTTGGAATTATTAAGAGGCATCGCAATATTATTTACGATTTCTGTTAATTGACCAGATTGAGAGTAATGAATAACTAAAATGTTCTTCATTTTATTATTTATTGTTTGCATCCCAAAAATCAAAATAATTAAACCATTGTAATGGGTATTTTTTAATCATCCATTCTAAGCTTTGCGTATATTCTTTTAGTAATGCTTTGGCATCCCTGTGCTTCACCTCTGCTGTTCTTGCATAAAGGTGGTAATGTTTTCTGGTTTCTTTTAGTACATATACAAAAAGTACAGGAACTCGTAATCGAGAGCTTATAAGAAATGGACCGGCTGGAAACTTAGTTTCTTTACCTAATAATTCTTGTTCTAAATATTTTGAATCTTTAATGTAACGATCTCCTGTTATACAAACAATTTCATTTCTTGCCAATGCTGCATTAATTTCAAAGATATGGGAAAGGTCTTCTTTAATAAGAATAATTTTTATGTTAGACTTATTTGTAACACTATCAAGATAATCTTTTATGGCTGTATGCTCGACATTGGTTGTGAGTAAGCTTATGCACTCATTATCTTCTAATTCTCCAAAAAAATGCTCAGCAATTTCAAAATTGCCCATATGACCGCTTATAAGGATGCCTCCTTTTTTTTGTTTTAGTATTTCTTTTATACGCTCTACACCATCATAATCATATGTGAATTTAGACTTTAAGCCAGAAGAAATAGCAACTTTGTCTATTATTGTTTGTCCAAAAACAAAATAACTTCTGTAAATGCTTAAGATACTTTTAAGCTTGGAATATTTTAGTCTTTTATGAAAGTAGTAGTAGGTCGCTTTTGTGCTGTCCATCGCAAAAAGGCAGAAATAAGCAGCAACAAAATATAAAATAAAATATGCTGAACGTAGTCCAAGTTTTTTGATACAAAATATAAATATTTTGTAGCCTAAAACCGTACCTCTGGACTTTCCTTTCCATTCAGCAGCCATATATATTTGGGTAAAGTTGTTTTATTATTTTAATTTGTTTTCAATAAGATTGTAAAAATCTTGAAGTGTAACAATGTTTATAAAATCTTCTCCTACTAATTTAACGCCAAAATTAGACTCAATAGACACAACAAGATCTACAAAATCTAAACTGTCAAGTTCAAGAGTTTCTTTTAAGTTAGCTTCGGGTGAAATATCATCATTTTCAACTTCAAATTCATCTATAAGAAAGTCGTTTATTTTTTCAATAATAACTTCTTTATTCATCTTTGTGATTTATTTTTTTTATTATTAATGCTGAGTTTGTTCCCCCAAACCCAAAGGAATTGGACAAAAATACATCAATTTTTTTATCTAACGTTTTACTTACTAAATTTAATTTTGCAGCATCTTCATCCGGGGTCTCAAGATTTATGTTAGGAGCAATAAAAGAGTGCTGCATCATAAGCATCGAATATATAATTTCACTAGCTCCAGCCATCCAGCATTCATGTCCTGTCATAGACTTTGTAGAGCTTACGTAAGGACCGTTTTCTCCAAATACGTTGAATATGGCTTTGGCTTCATTGGCATCTCCAACAGGTGTTGAAGTAGCATGTGCATTAACGTAGTCGATACTGTTAACAGGAATGTTTGCTTGTAATAAGGCTTTATTCATGGCTCGGGAAGGTCCATCAACGTTTGGTGTTGAAATATGTTCTCCGTTTGATGAAAACCCATAGCCTATAATTTCTCCTAAAATAGGAGCGCCTCGCTTTATGGCAGATTCATAACTTTCTACTACTAAGGTAGCTCCGCCGCCACTAGGAATAAGACCATCACGATTTTTATCGAATGGGCGGGATGCCTTTGCAGGTTGTTCTTCGTGTGCAGAAAATACACCTAAGCCATCAAAACTTCCCATGGCTAGTTCATTTATCTCTTGAGCACCTCCACATATAATACAGTCTTGAAGGCCACTTTTTATAAGCTGATATGCCATGCCAATAGCATGAGAGCCACTTGCACAGGCAGCACTTATAGTAAAATTAACACCTGTTAATTTAAAAATAGTAGAGAGGTTCATCGTTACGGTAGAATTCATGCCTTTAAAAATAGATCCAGAACCTACCAAGGTGGTGTCTTTTTTCTCTCTAATTTTATCAACAGATTCTATAACAGATTTTGCTGTACTATCGTTACCGTAAAGAATCCCTACTTCATTAGCGTCTATAAACTCTTGAGTGATTTTTGCATTTTCTAAGGCTTCAATGGTTGCCATATAAGCATATGCGCCTTCTTCCCCCAAGCTAATACGCTCTCTTCTTGTAAGGAGCTTTTTAAGATTAGGTGTCTCTACCATGCCTGTTAAGCTTGAACGGTAACCAAAAGGTTTTCTTTTTTCATCAGAGATAATTCCAGAGGTTCCGTTATAAAGAGACGTTTTTACTTCTTCTAAATTTTTACCAATGCAGGAATAAATTCCCATGCCAGTTATAACAACTCTTCTCATCTTTCGAATTATTTATGAATAAATGCCTCCATTTATATTTATAACTTCCCCTGTAATGTAAGATGCTTTTTCTGATGCTAAAAAAGATACTAAATGCGCTACTTCTTCGGGGTCTCCAAAACGATTTGCAGGAACCATCTTTTTTAATTCTTTTTCATCCAAATCCCCAGTCATGTCTGTTTTAATAAATCCTGGGGCGACTGCATTTACAGTAATCTTACGTTTAGCTATTTCTTGAGCTAAGGCTTTTGTGGCTCCTATAACAGCACCTTTTGCAGCAGAGTAATTGGTTTGACCAGCCGTTCCTTTAAGACCGGATAATGAAACAATATTGATAATACGCCCATATTTTTGAACCAATAATTTTTGAATTAAGTGATTAGTTACATTAAAGAATCCATTTAGACTGGTATCAATAACATTATTCCAGTCTTCGGATGTCATCCACATAAATAAACCGTCTTTTGTAATGCCGGCATTATTAACGATCACTTCAATAGCAGCATCTTTGTTGTTTTCATGCCAGTTATCTAAAACAGATTTTACTTCGTGGTTATTAACTACATTAAATTGTAGTAATTCTCCTTTTCCTCCAGCTTCTTCAACAGCTTTTAAGGTATCGAGAGCAGCTTGTTCGTTACTTTGGTAGTTAATTAAGATGTGGTAGTCTGTATCTTTGGCTAGTTGAATACAGATGGCTTTTCCAATCCCCCTTGAGCCACCAGTTATTAGTGCGTATTTATTTTTAATTGTATTTTTTTTCATTAACAATAAACATTATTTTTTTTTGATTTCAACA includes:
- a CDS encoding phosphopantetheine-binding protein: METLKQELKKNIVEQLNLEDITVEDINDNDILFGDGLGLDSIDALELIVMLDKNYGIKLTDPKQGRAIFESIEVMAKYIFENRTK
- a CDS encoding acyl-CoA thioesterase: MQSKNNKEISFISQVRVRFVETDPLGIVWHGNYIQYFEDGREAFGRHHGISYLNQKDFGYATPIVKSSSEHKLPLRYGDVATIKTIYVDSRAAKMIFRYEIFNQENQLVCTGETVQVFVDHTGQGELSLTIPDFFMEWKQKVGLLDD
- a CDS encoding 3-oxoacyl-ACP synthase → MNSNYHISSFCKIKNNEVSLNGSVIYNNENNNFSAFIKAAYKSLETNYAKFFKMDALSKLAFLAADVLLKNEHLNPEEENNIAIVFSNKASSIDTDRKHQQSIQNKEDYYPSPAVFVYTLPNICIGEISIKYKLFSENSFFIFDAFNAQHLLDNTNSLLSTDKTKKVLCGWVELDGDDYEAFLYLVTNKGSIIHNKQNIVKLYNT
- a CDS encoding methyltransferase, with product MENTTLRAIDAIQEAQKIAFAPFVFQATVSLRKLGVLSLIFNKRKKGGIAIDAISNELSVSAYGIGVLLEIAESSGIVSKDDSGNYQLTTTGYFLNYHETVNVNINFTNDVCYKGLFHLNESIKTGKPEGLKELGSWNTVYEGLSQLTPEIQKSWFEFDHHYSDAIFNDALKLAFRNNPKTIFDIGANTGKFAISCCQHNQDVSVKIIDLPGQINIALGNIKKEGFDKRVSSYEIDWLKDNPQIPNGADTIWMCQFLDCFSEEEILKVLTTCVKSMDDNTELMIMETFTDRQKFDNAKFILEATSLYFTVLANGNSKMYSAEVFLKLIDKAGLKLEEDISVGEYHTLLVCKKK
- a CDS encoding beta-ketoacyl synthase N-terminal-like domain-containing protein — encoded protein: MTDVYLSHNNIVSSLGFDSETVINNIHNQVSGLQLIDDKNLLPQPFWSSIINTKALSERFKPLEGKGDFTRLEQMMITSLNHVIQASKIPLTKNVGLIISTTKGNIDVLEKNNEFPEERAYLSVLGKKIKDFFKFENEAVVISNACVSGILAVAVAKRYIQQGVYDHVFIVSGDLVTEFILSGFNSFQALSDAPCKPYCKNRSGINIGEVAASILVTNNKTNLVKEAVAVLGEGSCNDANHISGPSRTGEGLFRSVTSALKEANISSESIDYISAHGTATPYNDEMEAIAFNRLGLQNVPTNSLKGYFGHTLGASGLLETIVGMHSLYNNTLYVSLGFETLGVTQPINIITQITPKKMNFFLKTASGFGGSNTAVIFEKVKKDKK
- a CDS encoding beta-ketoacyl-[acyl-carrier-protein] synthase family protein, giving the protein MSKGIAITGMGIISAIGNNVDENYRSLVEGKTGITRISKIQTIHKENIMVGEIAFTNKELEQQLGLSPNNNYSRTALLGVIAAKQAIENAGISNINAYKTGLISATSVGGMDKTEANYYDYLEDKSTQKYIEGHHAGDSTQKIAEQLGIEQSLVTTISTACSSAANSIMLGARLIKSGQLDRVIVGGSDCLSKFTINGFKTLMILSDTYNTPFDENRKGLNLGEAAAFLVLESDKVVQAENKTVLAYVKGYGNANDAYHQTASSENGDGATLAMEKALKVAKLASKDIDYINAHGTATGNNDLSEGRAILRIFGNDVPAFSSTKAYTGHTLAAAGAIEAVYSVLALQNNVIYPNLNFKTKMKEFNMIPQLELKEKELHTVLSNSLGFGGNCSTVIFSKKQ